GTCTGTTTCTGAGGCTGGTACCGGATATTTGCCAAGCACAGGGTTCGGGTCTATGATGATTTCACTTTCAATGGTGTCTTTCCATGACACTGTCCCGGCATTACGTCCGACATGGGATACGACTTTTCTGAGAGAAACCAGAAGTTTCGCAAGTTCAAGGGTTTCCACTGGTGATTTGTCTCTTCGCCAGAACTCTGAATATCCATCCTCCTCAGCAATTTTGAAACACTGTGGGCTTTCCCTGTTTTTTTTAGAACTTTCGGTATTCATAACTGTCTTTTTCTAAATATCCATGTTTGACATGCAGGGATAGCAAAATGGATTCCAGAGTTTCCTTGCTGGTCTGCAGACACGTGGTCAAAGCTTCTTTGAGTGTGGCTCCCACCGCAACCATTTCTCCGATCATGAGAACGGTCCGGGTTGAAACCTCCACCGAAAGTTCAAAATCACTCCTCAAGGTGTTGACCGCGTCAATAATGGTATCTGCCTGTTCGACACCGACATGGGTTTTATTGATTAGCACTTCTTTTTCAACGTCATTAGGAAGGAAGTCCATCAGAATGACATGAAATCTGTCGCGAAGAGCTGGGTCAAGGAGTTCTGTACCGACAAAATCATCTCCTTCGTTCAAGGTGGCGAAAAAGATCACTCCGGGCGCAACTTTCAGCAAACCCAGCTCATCCATCCAGACCTGTCGGTCATCGGACAGAATTGAAAAAAGCATATTCAGCGCCTTGGGGTTTTCGGGCCGGTTGATTTCTTCAAGATGAATAATGCAGTTGGGGGTTTGAAGGGCCATTGGGAACAGAAATTGTTTATAACGGGTTTCACCATTTTCCAGGGTATATTCGCCAAAAAGCTGTCCAGGTTCTGAAAGGATGCCTACCTGAAACGTGGCCAGAGGTTTTTTATGCACAGCTGCAAATTGTCTGACAATAGAAGATTTTCCGCATCCTTGCCGTCCTGCGACAAGGATATTCACTGGGTGTTTTTCAGAAATTTTGTGGAGTCTGTCCAAGAGGTTCAGTGTATTGCTGTCCGCATAAAAAAAAGGATCATTTTCAGGAACTGTCAGGGTGGCATTTGTTTTATCGTTCAATTCATCACCTATGTATTGAAGTTGATTGAAAGTGATCGGGTTTCAAAGTCATTATTTTGCAAGGTACAATAGACCATATCACTTTGTGAGAACTGTATCGGTCTGATTTAATGAAGACTTGTCTGAGATGTGGTCTTCAACCCAGGCGATCCACATTTTCACATCAAGGCCGTAGGACGTCAGTATGGTTTGAGCGATTTTCGCTTTTTCTTCAGGATAACTTTCTCCAATGGGAAACGGGTAGTCAATGCCTACAAGGCGATAGGACTGACCTGCAAACGGATGAGCCGGCAACAGATAAACCGTTTTTAGACCCAGTGATTGGATGTATTTTCCGGTTGCCTGAAGATTTTCTTCAGAATCATTCACTCCAGGAAGGAGCGGTACACGTATGTATGTGGTAAGATCATTCCGGGATATAATTTTTTCAAGGTTCTCTAAAATCAGATCGTTTGAGACACCGGTAAAATTAATGTGTTTTTTGCGGTCAAGGTGTTTAAGATCGTACAGGACATAATCTGTATAATCCAGAATTTTTTCCAGAAT
Above is a window of Desulfotignum balticum DSM 7044 DNA encoding:
- a CDS encoding AAA family ATPase encodes the protein MNDKTNATLTVPENDPFFYADSNTLNLLDRLHKISEKHPVNILVAGRQGCGKSSIVRQFAAVHKKPLATFQVGILSEPGQLFGEYTLENGETRYKQFLFPMALQTPNCIIHLEEINRPENPKALNMLFSILSDDRQVWMDELGLLKVAPGVIFFATLNEGDDFVGTELLDPALRDRFHVILMDFLPNDVEKEVLINKTHVGVEQADTIIDAVNTLRSDFELSVEVSTRTVLMIGEMVAVGATLKEALTTCLQTSKETLESILLSLHVKHGYLEKDSYEYRKF